The following coding sequences lie in one Euhalothece natronophila Z-M001 genomic window:
- a CDS encoding nicotinate phosphoribosyltransferase translates to MSFSSLTISPQDYSLITDLYQLTMGACYVGEGVAEKRASFELFVRRLPSCYGYLIAMGLAHGLEYLQQLHFSSEQIQQLQETGLFNHAPSEFWELLAGKVFTGEVWAVSEATPIFANEPLLRVEAPLWQAQLVETYLLNTLNYQTLIATKAARVRDIAGDGAKLLEFGTRRAFSPQASLWAARAALATGFDATSNVAAALKLGEVPSGTMAHSLVMAIGSLQGGEDEAFAAFNRYFPEAPLLIDTYDTLAAATRLAEAVRNNSRQVTGVRIDSGDIIELSQTVRSLLPETAIFVSGDLDELEIKRLLSSGAIIDGYGIGTKLVTGASINGVYKLVEIEGVPTRKASASKETYPGRKQIFRRYEQGKIREDRLGLITESAEKGEVPLLELVMKNGEMIKPVESLEQLRDRARQSILSLPDSVRHLHHPDSISVQLSSQLQTLISDE, encoded by the coding sequence ATGTCTTTCTCCTCTCTCACTATTTCTCCCCAAGACTATAGCCTGATTACTGATCTTTATCAGTTAACCATGGGGGCTTGTTATGTGGGAGAAGGCGTTGCGGAAAAACGTGCTAGTTTTGAGCTATTTGTCCGCCGTTTACCCTCTTGCTATGGCTACCTAATAGCGATGGGGCTCGCTCACGGCTTAGAATACTTACAACAATTGCATTTTTCATCCGAACAAATCCAACAGTTACAAGAAACAGGATTATTTAATCATGCTCCCTCTGAATTTTGGGAACTGCTAGCGGGGAAAGTTTTTACAGGGGAGGTTTGGGCTGTTTCTGAAGCGACTCCCATATTTGCTAATGAACCATTATTACGAGTAGAAGCCCCCTTATGGCAAGCGCAATTAGTAGAAACGTATCTTCTTAATACCCTGAATTACCAAACCCTAATTGCCACCAAAGCAGCCCGAGTGCGAGATATTGCTGGAGACGGGGCAAAGTTATTAGAATTTGGCACAAGACGCGCATTTAGCCCTCAAGCCTCTCTCTGGGCAGCTAGGGCAGCGTTAGCCACAGGATTTGATGCGACTTCTAATGTGGCGGCGGCGTTAAAATTGGGAGAAGTTCCGAGTGGGACGATGGCACATTCCTTGGTGATGGCAATTGGGAGCTTGCAAGGGGGAGAAGATGAAGCTTTTGCCGCGTTTAATCGCTATTTTCCCGAGGCCCCTCTTTTAATTGATACTTATGATACCTTGGCAGCGGCAACACGGCTTGCTGAAGCAGTGCGGAACAACTCACGACAAGTAACAGGTGTACGCATTGATTCTGGGGATATTATAGAATTATCTCAAACAGTGCGGTCACTACTTCCTGAAACTGCCATATTTGTCAGTGGAGATTTGGATGAGTTGGAAATCAAACGGTTGCTTTCCTCGGGGGCTATTATTGATGGTTATGGTATTGGGACAAAATTAGTGACTGGTGCCTCGATTAATGGCGTATATAAGTTAGTAGAAATTGAGGGGGTTCCCACGAGAAAGGCATCAGCAAGTAAGGAAACTTATCCGGGGCGGAAACAGATTTTTCGCCGTTATGAACAGGGGAAAATTAGAGAAGATCGTTTAGGGTTAATCACAGAATCGGCGGAAAAGGGAGAAGTTCCTTTGTTAGAGTTAGTGATGAAAAATGGAGAAATGATTAAGCCTGTGGAAAGTTTGGAACAGTTGCGCGATCGCGCTCGCCAATCTATTCTATCCCTTCCTGATTCTGTGCGCCATCTCCATCATCCTGATTCAATTTCTGTACAACTTTCTTCGCAATTACAAACTCTCATTAGTGATGAATAA
- the crtD gene encoding C-3',4' desaturase CrtD — protein sequence MSKKVIVIGAGIGGLTAGALLAKRGYAVTVYDQAYVPGGCASTFKRHGFTFDVGATQVAGLEKGGIHQQIFTELGIDVPAATPCDPACSVYLPGENSPINIWRDPEKWRKERQDQFPNSEPFWQLMEKLFGASWQFQKRDPVLPPRNLWDTWQLISALRLDTLITLPFTFLTVGDILRLLRLDKDQRLKTFLDMQLKLYSQVNADETALLYAATALGMSQSPQGLWHLQGSMQTLSTRLVKGLRKHSGKLRLRHRVETIHSQQGKVTGVRIRNEKTGEVWQEQATAVVANVTVQNLLKLLSDPNNSFGASQLWLSGYERRVKNLPEANGAFVLYLGVDETAIPENCPPHLQFLYHYDGIVGEKNSLFVSVSRAGDGRAPQGQATITASAFTEVGQWWTETAESYEALKQDYVETAIKNLSHYFHLTADTIIHQEAATPRTFARFTAREAGYVGGLGQRVSTFGPFGFANRTPIRNLWLVGDSTHPGEGTAGVSYSALTAVRQLILSN from the coding sequence ATGTCAAAAAAAGTCATTGTTATTGGCGCTGGAATTGGGGGACTAACTGCAGGGGCATTACTGGCAAAACGAGGATATGCCGTTACCGTTTATGATCAAGCTTATGTCCCAGGTGGCTGTGCTTCCACCTTTAAGCGTCATGGCTTTACCTTTGATGTAGGGGCAACTCAAGTAGCAGGTTTAGAAAAAGGGGGCATTCATCAACAAATTTTTACCGAACTCGGTATAGACGTTCCCGCTGCCACTCCCTGTGATCCAGCCTGTAGCGTCTATCTGCCTGGAGAAAACTCCCCGATTAATATCTGGCGCGATCCAGAAAAATGGCGTAAAGAACGACAAGATCAGTTTCCCAATAGTGAACCCTTTTGGCAACTTATGGAAAAGCTATTTGGGGCAAGTTGGCAGTTTCAAAAGCGCGATCCAGTTCTTCCTCCCCGCAACCTTTGGGATACTTGGCAATTAATCTCTGCTCTACGACTGGATACCTTAATCACGTTGCCTTTTACCTTCTTAACAGTTGGGGATATATTACGCCTTTTAAGACTTGATAAGGATCAACGCTTAAAAACTTTCCTAGATATGCAGTTAAAACTGTATTCCCAAGTGAATGCGGATGAAACAGCTTTATTATATGCAGCAACTGCTCTTGGAATGTCCCAATCTCCACAAGGGCTATGGCATTTACAGGGAAGTATGCAAACCTTAAGCACCCGTTTAGTAAAAGGATTAAGAAAACATAGCGGGAAATTACGTCTCCGTCATCGCGTGGAGACAATTCACTCTCAGCAAGGAAAAGTAACAGGCGTTAGGATTCGCAATGAAAAAACTGGGGAAGTATGGCAAGAACAAGCAACAGCTGTCGTAGCAAATGTCACCGTACAAAATTTATTAAAGCTATTAAGTGATCCGAATAATTCTTTTGGCGCTTCCCAGTTATGGCTAAGTGGATATGAAAGACGAGTGAAAAATTTACCCGAAGCCAATGGAGCATTTGTTTTATATTTAGGAGTTGATGAAACAGCAATTCCAGAAAATTGTCCCCCACATCTACAATTTTTATATCATTATGACGGGATTGTCGGGGAGAAAAATTCCCTTTTTGTCTCTGTCAGTCGAGCAGGAGATGGACGCGCGCCCCAAGGACAAGCAACGATTACCGCCTCTGCTTTTACTGAAGTCGGTCAATGGTGGACAGAAACCGCAGAAAGCTATGAAGCCTTAAAGCAAGATTATGTTGAAACTGCCATCAAAAATCTGAGCCACTATTTTCATCTCACTGCAGACACCATTATCCATCAAGAAGCAGCTACTCCAAGGACTTTTGCGCGATTTACGGCTCGTGAAGCTGGTTATGTAGGAGGTTTAGGACAACGAGTTTCTACATTTGGCCCCTTTGGATTTGCCAATCGCACTCCCATTAGGAATCTTTGGTTAGTGGGAGATAGTACACATCCAGGAGAGGGAACAGCAGGGGTTAGTTACTCAGCCTTAACTGCTGTCCGTCAATTGATACTCTCCAATTAA
- a CDS encoding M23 family metallopeptidase: MVRAYKKPQQGTSWQQRIALQILFVTLASISGITVFSAWKQASVQAQNNNVARTAQEGRQWSEASFPVENFQRYTSPYGYRKSPTTGRVQFHRGLDFAAPLGSYIRNWWGGKVVGLSDHTACGTMVVIQSGEWQHIYCHLKGTVQRTSDGLVMVDRGGGIRLRKGQRVETGRRIGRVGMTGRTTGPHLHWELKYEGEHLDPALVLREMYNQQQAATQ, from the coding sequence ATGGTCAGAGCTTATAAGAAGCCTCAACAGGGAACAAGTTGGCAACAGCGTATCGCATTACAGATTTTATTCGTCACTTTAGCCAGTATCAGTGGAATAACAGTGTTTTCCGCATGGAAACAAGCATCGGTTCAGGCACAAAATAATAATGTTGCTCGAACTGCACAAGAAGGGAGACAGTGGTCAGAGGCTTCCTTTCCGGTAGAAAACTTTCAACGTTATACTTCTCCTTATGGTTATCGTAAGTCACCAACAACGGGGAGAGTACAGTTTCATCGCGGGTTAGACTTTGCTGCCCCTTTAGGGAGTTATATTCGTAACTGGTGGGGGGGTAAAGTTGTAGGACTCTCTGATCATACTGCTTGTGGCACTATGGTGGTGATTCAGTCTGGGGAATGGCAGCATATTTATTGTCATCTTAAAGGCACTGTTCAACGGACGAGCGACGGCTTAGTAATGGTGGATCGCGGTGGGGGGATTCGCTTGCGAAAAGGTCAAAGGGTTGAAACCGGTCGTCGCATTGGACGAGTGGGAATGACAGGGCGAACAACGGGGCCCCATCTTCATTGGGAATTGAAGTATGAGGGAGAACATCTTGATCCAGCTTTGGTATTACGAGAAATGTACAACCAGCAACAAGCAGCAACTCAGTGA
- the rnc gene encoding ribonuclease III: MKGDSSSGLAIETRPKSRSGKRVGGSRRIRELTRLVERLGITNTASVDWHLLDLALTHPSSSSLANYQQLEFVGDAVVRLAASELLLETYPQAPVGDFAAIRSILVSDRVLAEFAESYGMDQFLLMAGSAAKNKAGARSRLADAFEAVLGALYLSTHSMSLVRPWLDPILKEKADQIRQDPARQNYKDALQEWTQAHYKVLPQYQVEETGQGYDDPERFTAYVWLKDHFLSQGKGRSKKAAQQAAAQAAYQQLSK, from the coding sequence ATGAAGGGAGACAGCTCTTCTGGGTTAGCAATTGAAACTAGACCTAAATCGCGTTCCGGTAAAAGAGTAGGGGGATCACGTCGTATTCGAGAGTTAACTAGATTAGTAGAACGGTTGGGAATAACTAATACTGCTAGTGTGGATTGGCATTTATTGGATTTAGCTTTGACTCATCCGAGTTCTTCTAGTCTGGCGAACTATCAACAGCTAGAGTTTGTGGGAGATGCTGTGGTTCGCCTAGCGGCTTCAGAATTACTCTTGGAAACCTATCCTCAAGCCCCTGTAGGAGACTTTGCCGCCATTCGCTCCATTTTAGTTAGTGATCGAGTGCTGGCAGAATTTGCAGAAAGTTATGGCATGGATCAATTTCTCTTGATGGCTGGGAGTGCGGCTAAAAATAAGGCAGGAGCGCGATCGCGCTTAGCTGATGCGTTTGAGGCAGTGTTAGGAGCTCTTTATCTGAGTACCCATTCTATGAGCCTAGTTCGTCCTTGGTTGGATCCTATTTTAAAGGAAAAGGCGGATCAAATTCGTCAAGATCCCGCCCGACAAAACTATAAGGATGCTCTCCAGGAGTGGACGCAAGCTCATTATAAAGTTTTGCCACAGTATCAAGTTGAAGAGACTGGCCAAGGTTATGATGATCCTGAACGGTTTACTGCTTATGTCTGGCTTAAAGATCACTTTTTAAGTCAGGGTAAAGGGCGGTCGAAAAAGGCAGCCCAACAAGCAGCCGCTCAAGCAGCTTATCAACAATTAAGTAAATAA
- a CDS encoding RibD family protein — protein sequence MTRPHTTVVLAMSADGKIADVARSAPKFTSSIDFAHLERQVAIADAVLFGAGTLRAHGSAMSIRDSQLIAQRREKQKPDQAIQIVCTRSGVIPSDIRFFQQNIPRWLLTTEKGATSWQNNSQKPFDEIIVAENSAGEIDWEETLKTFKNKGIERLAVLGGGELIADLFTREFLDELWLTVCPVLLGGKDAPNPIEGTGLSLDNAQKLHLLSVENIDQEVFLHYQVIHHDSVS from the coding sequence ATGACTCGTCCTCATACTACTGTTGTCCTAGCAATGAGTGCTGATGGCAAAATTGCGGATGTAGCGCGATCAGCACCGAAGTTTACTTCTTCTATTGATTTCGCTCATCTTGAACGGCAAGTCGCGATCGCAGATGCCGTTTTGTTCGGTGCGGGAACGTTACGCGCTCACGGGAGTGCGATGTCGATTCGGGATTCGCAATTAATTGCCCAACGTAGAGAAAAACAAAAGCCCGATCAAGCGATACAGATTGTCTGTACGCGATCGGGTGTTATTCCTTCTGATATCCGTTTCTTTCAACAAAATATCCCCCGTTGGCTTCTGACTACAGAAAAAGGGGCAACTTCTTGGCAAAATAATTCTCAAAAGCCTTTTGATGAAATTATCGTTGCTGAAAACTCAGCAGGGGAAATTGATTGGGAAGAAACTCTCAAAACTTTTAAAAATAAAGGGATTGAACGCTTAGCTGTGCTAGGAGGGGGAGAACTGATAGCAGACTTATTTACCAGAGAATTCCTTGATGAGTTATGGTTAACAGTTTGTCCTGTTTTATTAGGCGGAAAAGATGCCCCTAACCCGATTGAAGGCACTGGTTTAAGTTTAGACAATGCTCAAAAACTTCATTTATTATCTGTGGAAAATATTGATCAAGAAGTATTTCTACATTATCAAGTAATTCATCATGATAGTGTTTCTTAG
- the pcrA gene encoding DNA helicase PcrA, with the protein MPVETDFLDGLNESQRQAVQHFCGPLLVVAGAGSGKTRALTYRIAYLILNHQVNPENILAVTFTNKAAKEMKERIELIFAQRLAQEKEGERLELLPEHKQVKLRSRAYQDITKHLWIGTFHSLFARILRQDINKYQDPKGYQWDRNFTIYDESDAQSLVKNIVTKQLNLDDKKFNPRYLRYSISNAKNQGFYPEDVLAQQPNYRGRVISEVYQEYQAQLASNNALDFDDLILIPARLFSQNESILGYWHKQFQHILVDEYQDTNRIQYQLINLLATNGEPKKQNLNWENRSIFVVGDADQSIYSFRMADFTILLEFQQDFGDGLPDDDTRTMVKLEENYRSRENILEVANTLIENNSERIDKILKPTRGYGEEIYCYKAENEIEEGQFIRRQLLTLQNENPELNWGDFAILYRTNAQSRVIEEAIRDKIPYQIIGGLKFYDRKEIKDALAYLRLLTNPNDTVSLLRIINTPRRGIGQKTIDQLISASQELGVPLWEIIRDETSVNTLAGRASKKVNEFAKLIQRYQANLDQLPAVEILDGILSESGYRQDLQNQGTDEAENRIENLKELDSAMTQFAEENEDNSLEGFLANAALASDLDNLNEKEEKVSLMTLHAAKGLEFPVVFMVGLEQGLFPNRRTLDDPAALEEERRLCYVGITRAQEQLFISHAEERRLWGSREPAIPSQFLSELPEELVNYSSPPIKPRRQEKKDTKKDTGQNWQVGDRVFHKTFGEGTVTHVLGNGEKTNLAVQFPGIGRKIIDPKIASLELI; encoded by the coding sequence ATGCCAGTAGAAACGGACTTTTTAGACGGACTGAATGAGTCGCAACGGCAGGCAGTTCAGCATTTTTGTGGGCCTCTTTTGGTAGTGGCGGGGGCAGGTTCAGGGAAAACAAGAGCCTTAACGTATCGCATTGCCTATTTAATTCTTAATCATCAGGTTAATCCTGAAAATATCCTAGCTGTTACTTTTACGAATAAAGCAGCGAAGGAGATGAAAGAGCGCATTGAGCTAATTTTCGCCCAACGGCTAGCTCAAGAAAAAGAAGGGGAACGCTTAGAATTACTACCAGAACATAAGCAGGTTAAACTGCGATCGCGCGCTTATCAAGATATCACCAAACATCTCTGGATCGGAACATTTCACAGCCTATTTGCTCGGATTTTACGGCAAGATATTAATAAATATCAAGACCCAAAAGGGTATCAATGGGATCGCAATTTTACCATTTATGATGAATCTGATGCCCAAAGTCTAGTTAAAAACATTGTCACGAAACAGTTAAACTTAGACGATAAAAAATTTAATCCCCGTTATCTCCGCTACAGCATCAGTAATGCCAAAAATCAAGGTTTTTATCCTGAAGATGTGCTGGCGCAACAACCCAACTATCGAGGAAGAGTTATTTCCGAAGTTTACCAAGAATATCAAGCTCAACTTGCCAGTAATAATGCTCTCGATTTTGATGATTTAATCCTAATTCCAGCGCGATTATTTTCTCAAAACGAGTCAATTTTAGGATATTGGCATAAACAGTTTCAACATATTTTAGTCGATGAATATCAAGATACCAATCGCATCCAATATCAGTTAATTAATCTCCTTGCAACTAATGGGGAACCCAAAAAACAAAACTTAAATTGGGAAAACCGATCTATTTTTGTCGTCGGAGATGCGGATCAATCCATTTATTCATTTCGCATGGCAGACTTTACTATTTTACTAGAATTTCAACAGGACTTTGGCGATGGATTACCTGATGATGATACCCGAACGATGGTCAAGTTAGAGGAAAATTATCGATCGCGCGAAAATATCCTTGAAGTTGCCAATACCCTCATTGAAAATAATAGTGAACGCATTGATAAAATTCTGAAACCTACTCGGGGATATGGGGAAGAAATTTATTGTTATAAAGCCGAGAATGAAATTGAAGAAGGGCAATTTATTCGCCGTCAACTCCTAACCTTACAAAACGAAAACCCTGAACTAAACTGGGGAGATTTTGCGATTTTATATCGAACTAATGCCCAATCGCGAGTTATAGAAGAAGCGATCCGTGATAAAATTCCTTACCAAATTATTGGCGGCTTAAAGTTTTATGATCGCAAAGAAATTAAAGATGCCTTAGCCTATTTACGACTACTCACTAATCCCAATGATACTGTTAGCCTTCTTCGTATTATTAACACTCCTCGTCGCGGAATTGGGCAAAAAACTATTGATCAATTAATTAGTGCCTCCCAAGAGTTAGGAGTTCCTCTTTGGGAAATTATTAGGGATGAAACGTCAGTGAATACGTTAGCCGGACGGGCAAGTAAAAAAGTTAATGAATTTGCGAAATTAATTCAACGTTATCAAGCTAATTTAGACCAATTACCAGCCGTAGAAATTTTAGACGGAATTTTAAGTGAATCAGGATACCGCCAAGACTTACAAAATCAAGGAACAGATGAAGCAGAAAACCGCATCGAAAACTTAAAAGAATTAGATAGTGCGATGACACAATTTGCAGAGGAAAATGAAGATAATAGTTTAGAAGGCTTTTTAGCTAATGCGGCTTTAGCCTCTGATCTTGATAACCTCAATGAGAAAGAAGAAAAAGTTTCCTTAATGACATTACACGCTGCCAAAGGATTAGAATTTCCTGTAGTATTTATGGTAGGGTTAGAACAAGGATTATTTCCAAATCGCCGTACTTTAGATGATCCGGCGGCTTTAGAAGAAGAACGACGCTTATGTTATGTTGGGATTACTCGCGCCCAAGAACAGTTATTTATTTCTCATGCAGAAGAACGGCGGTTATGGGGATCTCGAGAACCAGCAATTCCCTCACAATTTTTAAGTGAACTTCCCGAAGAGTTAGTCAATTATAGTTCTCCTCCCATTAAACCTCGTCGTCAAGAGAAGAAAGATACAAAAAAAGACACTGGGCAAAATTGGCAAGTCGGCGATCGCGTTTTTCATAAAACTTTTGGAGAAGGAACTGTTACCCATGTTCTTGGAAATGGCGAGAAAACCAACCTTGCTGTACAGTTTCCAGGAATAGGACGTAAAATTATTGACCCTAAAATTGCTTCTTTAGAGTTAATTTAA
- the hisG gene encoding ATP phosphoribosyltransferase, with product MLTVALPKGALLEDSIRLLQDVGLDFSAFNDPKNRALQIVDPTGQARGLLVRALDVPVYVAYGQAQMGIVGYDVLREKKPNVADLADLKFGYCRLSVAVKSDSGYQRSLDLPAHARVASKFVQCALHHFHELDLPVEIVPLYGSVELGPITGMSEAIVDLVSTGRTLRENGLVEVDLLFESTAHLIANPLSYRLNQGNLADYCQAIREKLAVKTSELMNS from the coding sequence ATGCTGACTGTTGCTTTACCGAAAGGAGCGTTGTTAGAAGATAGCATCCGTTTACTCCAAGATGTTGGTTTAGATTTTAGTGCCTTCAATGATCCGAAAAATCGGGCCTTACAAATTGTTGATCCCACTGGGCAGGCAAGGGGATTATTAGTGCGAGCCTTAGATGTTCCCGTTTATGTTGCCTATGGGCAGGCTCAAATGGGAATTGTTGGTTATGATGTGCTACGTGAAAAAAAGCCTAATGTTGCTGATTTAGCCGATCTTAAGTTTGGTTACTGTCGGTTGTCAGTAGCGGTAAAATCAGATAGTGGTTATCAGCGATCGCTGGATTTACCTGCTCATGCTCGCGTTGCCTCCAAGTTTGTCCAATGTGCGCTTCATCATTTCCATGAATTGGATTTACCTGTAGAAATTGTACCTCTCTATGGTTCGGTGGAACTAGGGCCAATTACGGGAATGTCTGAGGCAATTGTTGATTTAGTTTCTACTGGGCGCACACTCCGAGAAAATGGCTTAGTGGAAGTGGATCTCTTGTTTGAAAGCACTGCTCATCTCATTGCGAATCCTCTCAGCTATCGCCTTAATCAAGGAAACTTAGCCGACTATTGTCAAGCAATTCGAGAAAAGCTCGCAGTTAAAACTTCCGAACTGATGAATAGCTAA